A single genomic interval of Ruminococcus sp. NK3A76 harbors:
- a CDS encoding vWA domain-containing protein: MSRYYEGISAPPAKAKAEPLRIMMAMDVSGSMTGRPMEEAKKAMCRFIDEFSCYPGDVKIGAMAVSDRTQVVCELTNDLTACRKKVGGIEVCMTGLCNEADPFDEILNRLAVARGKKVGVVLADGVWSYRDKAITRAKRCAAMGINIIGMGFGEADEEFLKAISSGEIGAIKVELDELTPTFGKIAQELGGGRGGKSRRLFGGSKTPPTECETWPAPGEQT; the protein is encoded by the coding sequence ATGAGCAGATATTACGAGGGCATAAGCGCACCGCCTGCCAAGGCAAAGGCAGAGCCTTTGAGGATAATGATGGCGATGGACGTTTCGGGCAGCATGACGGGCAGGCCGATGGAGGAAGCAAAAAAAGCCATGTGCCGTTTTATCGACGAATTCTCCTGCTACCCGGGTGATGTGAAGATAGGCGCTATGGCGGTATCTGACAGAACGCAGGTAGTATGCGAGCTGACTAATGATCTTACAGCGTGCCGTAAAAAGGTAGGCGGGATAGAGGTCTGCATGACGGGGCTTTGCAACGAGGCTGACCCCTTTGACGAGATACTCAACCGCCTTGCGGTGGCAAGGGGCAAGAAGGTAGGCGTGGTGCTTGCCGACGGCGTATGGTCTTACCGTGACAAGGCGATAACAAGGGCAAAGCGCTGTGCCGCCATGGGCATAAACATCATAGGCATGGGCTTTGGCGAAGCTGATGAGGAGTTTTTAAAGGCCATAAGTTCTGGCGAGATAGGCGCAATAAAGGTAGAGCTTGACGAGCTGACGCCGACATTCGGCAAGATAGCGCAGGAGCTTGGCGGCGGCAGGGGCGGCAAGAGCAGGCGGCTCTTCGGCGGCTCGAAAACGCCACCAACAGAGTGTGAAACATGGCCTGCACCGGGAGAGCAGACCTGA
- a CDS encoding Hsp70 family protein — MQRRKTKISDKIFGIDLGTTYSCIAKLNEDGTPVVIENFEDQTDTLASAVFFESEDNIIVGDNAKASVEEAGDRVVEYIKRHIGKNDGWSREFFVVEYTPIDISAMILKRLRQMVQSQGDEVDRAVITCPAYFGIAEQEATRRAGELAGLEVVDIIQEPTAAALCYCARKFKEEKIIMVYDLGGGTFDVTVLKMWLDTNADGEEVQHAVVLCSDGLDMLGGKDWDDVLYQKLESVLCEENGIEPADLEPEDRQAIRSQIEKTKRKLSRADSCDVRIPYSGSITRITVTREEFESLTSALVDKTMSFVENVMGRLNGQVVDTVLLVGGSTMMPMIQRAVEARFPGKVQQEDPHRAIAKGAAIYASLLMAKDDAPAEAEGEAAAEGETSDKPEGRGSVPSKDVIRPQLPSSFGVGVLNGKGDYIVDNLIKMGTYYDEADATETYRVPEDGLSHIVLRVFEDRLTDDEVCPCVDAYGDEQEFDPSTGVRLLGDMRVDLPSGTPKGTKIEVNIKVTTNGVKLIARNLTTGEEVPAEIDFKIGEGGAAANVLGKISGE, encoded by the coding sequence ATACAGAGGAGGAAAACTAAGATATCAGACAAGATATTCGGCATAGACTTAGGCACGACCTACAGCTGCATAGCAAAGCTCAACGAGGACGGCACGCCCGTCGTGATAGAGAACTTTGAAGACCAGACGGACACTCTCGCATCGGCGGTGTTCTTTGAGTCGGAGGACAACATAATCGTCGGCGACAACGCCAAGGCGAGCGTTGAGGAAGCAGGCGACAGAGTCGTTGAATACATCAAGCGCCACATCGGCAAGAATGACGGCTGGAGCAGGGAGTTCTTCGTGGTGGAGTACACACCTATCGACATAAGTGCGATGATACTCAAAAGGCTTCGTCAGATGGTGCAGTCGCAGGGCGACGAGGTTGACAGGGCTGTTATAACCTGCCCTGCATACTTCGGAATAGCCGAGCAGGAGGCCACAAGGCGTGCAGGCGAGCTGGCAGGGCTTGAAGTGGTTGACATTATACAAGAGCCGACAGCGGCGGCGCTTTGCTACTGCGCAAGGAAATTCAAGGAAGAAAAGATAATAATGGTCTACGACTTAGGCGGCGGAACGTTTGATGTTACGGTGCTGAAAATGTGGCTTGACACGAATGCTGACGGCGAGGAGGTACAGCACGCAGTAGTGCTCTGCTCTGACGGCTTGGATATGCTGGGCGGCAAGGACTGGGACGATGTGCTTTATCAGAAGCTCGAATCGGTGCTTTGCGAGGAAAACGGCATTGAGCCTGCTGACCTTGAGCCTGAGGACAGGCAGGCGATAAGAAGCCAGATAGAAAAGACCAAGCGCAAGCTGAGCCGTGCGGATTCCTGCGATGTGAGAATACCCTACAGCGGCTCGATAACAAGGATAACCGTCACCCGTGAGGAGTTTGAGAGCCTGACAAGTGCGCTCGTTGACAAGACGATGAGTTTTGTTGAGAACGTTATGGGCAGGCTTAATGGTCAGGTAGTAGATACTGTACTTCTCGTGGGCGGCTCGACGATGATGCCGATGATACAGCGTGCAGTTGAAGCGAGATTCCCCGGCAAGGTGCAGCAGGAAGACCCGCACAGGGCTATTGCAAAGGGTGCGGCTATCTATGCGTCATTACTTATGGCAAAGGACGATGCGCCCGCAGAGGCAGAGGGCGAAGCGGCAGCCGAGGGAGAAACCTCAGACAAGCCCGAAGGCCGTGGAAGCGTACCCAGCAAGGACGTTATAAGGCCGCAGCTGCCCAGCTCATTCGGTGTGGGAGTACTTAACGGCAAGGGCGATTATATAGTTGACAACCTTATAAAAATGGGCACATACTACGATGAAGCAGACGCCACCGAGACATACCGTGTGCCCGAGGACGGACTTTCGCACATCGTTTTGCGTGTGTTTGAGGACAGGCTGACAGATGACGAGGTGTGCCCCTGCGTTGATGCATACGGCGACGAGCAGGAGTTTGACCCCTCGACGGGTGTACGGTTGCTTGGTGACATGAGAGTTGACCTGCCGAGCGGCACGCCCAAGGGCACCAAGATAGAAGTTAACATCAAGGTGACGACAAACGGCGTTAAGCTGATAGCCAGAAACCTCACAACAGGCGAGGAAGTGCCCGCAGAGATAGACTTCAAGATAGGCGAGGGCGGTGCTGCGGCCAACGTACTCGGAAAGATATCGGGTGAATAA
- a CDS encoding alpha/beta hydrolase: MEIVVVIIAALVFVGLGALILRLCARKRKIPRTLAVIVLILAGALPVGLYALFETKVVYHADSTALDAMQGSADVEVKKTDNGWFFDGKGTDTALVFYPGAMVDARAYSPLLSELAAGGIDCFLVEMPFEVALLGIDRADALIGEYSYKYWYIAGHSLGGIAAANYCSAYSDKIDGLILLASYSVKEISGADVLLIRGSEDKVLDIDDYTNDRKNLPDSAEELIISGGNHSQFGSYGEQKGDGQAQITPQQQRSQTVDAIVQFVGKRAQTAA; the protein is encoded by the coding sequence TTGGAAATAGTTGTTGTTATTATAGCGGCTTTGGTGTTTGTGGGGCTGGGGGCGCTTATTCTGCGGCTTTGTGCCCGAAAAAGAAAAATACCCCGCACCCTTGCTGTGATAGTGCTGATTCTGGCGGGTGCGCTGCCTGTGGGGCTGTATGCGTTATTTGAGACGAAAGTTGTCTACCATGCCGACAGCACCGCCCTTGATGCTATGCAGGGGTCGGCTGATGTTGAGGTTAAAAAGACCGACAACGGCTGGTTTTTTGACGGCAAGGGGACAGACACAGCGCTGGTTTTCTACCCCGGCGCTATGGTTGATGCGAGAGCCTATTCGCCGCTATTGAGCGAGCTTGCGGCAGGCGGCATTGATTGCTTTTTGGTGGAGATGCCATTTGAAGTTGCACTGCTTGGAATCGACAGGGCTGATGCGCTGATTGGCGAATACAGCTACAAGTATTGGTACATTGCGGGGCACTCGCTGGGCGGCATAGCGGCGGCGAATTACTGCTCGGCATACTCTGACAAAATCGACGGGCTGATTCTGCTTGCGTCATACTCGGTCAAGGAGATAAGCGGGGCAGATGTGCTGCTTATACGTGGCTCGGAGGACAAGGTGCTTGACATTGATGATTACACAAATGATAGGAAAAACCTACCCGACAGCGCTGAGGAGCTTATCATAAGCGGCGGCAACCACTCACAGTTCGGCAGCTACGGCGAGCAGAAAGGTGACGGGCAGGCGCAGATAACTCCACAGCAGCAGCGCTCGCAGACAGTTGATGCAATAGTGCAGTTTGTGGGTAAGAGGGCGCAAACGGCAGCGTGA
- a CDS encoding MBL fold metallo-hydrolase: MTSNITVNTQNSIRIAAEKILRFDPFALPSAVYDADIIILTHDHYDHFSPEDIAKTANDSTLFVAPASMAVAMKNAGIPQ, encoded by the coding sequence ATGACTTCAAACATCACAGTCAACACCCAAAACAGCATACGCATAGCCGCAGAGAAGATACTGCGCTTTGACCCCTTCGCCCTGCCCTCGGCAGTATATGACGCCGATATTATTATCCTGACCCACGACCACTACGACCACTTCTCCCCCGAGGATATCGCTAAAACAGCAAATGACAGCACGCTGTTTGTTGCTCCTGCAAGTATGGCTGTTGCTATGAAAAATGCAGGCATTCCGCAATAA
- a CDS encoding MBL fold metallo-hydrolase, with protein sequence MPAYNLTKSFHPKAKGWLGYVVEIGGSMVYVCGDTDDTPEARSVSCDIICVPIGGTFTCDAKSAAELVNAISPKAAIPTHYGKYVGSTADADVFESAVSKGIEVVRKIEF encoded by the coding sequence GTGCCCGCTTATAATCTTACCAAATCATTCCACCCAAAAGCCAAGGGCTGGCTCGGCTATGTGGTCGAAATCGGCGGCAGCATGGTCTATGTCTGCGGCGACACCGACGACACTCCCGAAGCAAGGTCGGTCAGCTGCGACATAATCTGCGTGCCCATCGGCGGAACATTCACCTGCGACGCCAAAAGCGCCGCCGAGCTGGTAAACGCCATTTCGCCCAAGGCCGCCATACCCACCCACTACGGCAAATATGTCGGCTCCACCGCCGACGCCGATGTATTTGAAAGCGCAGTATCTAAGGGGATTGAAGTTGTGAGGAAGATAGAATTTTAA
- a CDS encoding response regulator: MTIICVDDDAQTAKRTAAACQKIAQVDEAVSFTSPVSALEYFDEHIVDIAILDISMPRMSGIELASKIKQKSLSTAIIFLTTFPQYAADAFTVHATGYMLKPLDEKRLLEEISYARLISFKDLSRRIVVQTFGGFDVFVDGRLVLFAQKKCKELFAFLVDRRGNSVTRAEVYAVLFEDAFYDRPAQKKLDSLIRSMRDTLREYGIEDTFELKSACMRIIPEKLSCDMYRFFNGDMIAVNSFRGEYMSAYYWANMTESLLIRKLTDADPPQVEKDDDSPLKTSSVKQ, encoded by the coding sequence ATGACGATAATCTGTGTTGATGATGACGCGCAGACCGCAAAGCGCACCGCCGCTGCCTGCCAAAAAATTGCGCAGGTCGATGAGGCGGTCAGCTTTACAAGCCCCGTGTCGGCGCTTGAATATTTTGACGAGCATATCGTTGATATAGCGATACTCGATATATCCATGCCCCGTATGAGCGGCATAGAGCTTGCATCAAAGATCAAGCAAAAAAGCCTCTCCACGGCGATAATATTCTTAACGACCTTCCCGCAGTATGCCGCAGACGCCTTTACGGTGCACGCGACGGGCTATATGCTAAAGCCCCTTGATGAAAAAAGGCTGTTAGAGGAGATAAGCTATGCAAGGCTCATCAGCTTTAAGGATCTGAGCCGCCGCATAGTAGTGCAGACCTTCGGCGGCTTTGATGTATTCGTTGACGGCAGGCTTGTTTTGTTTGCGCAGAAAAAATGCAAGGAGCTGTTTGCTTTTCTTGTTGACAGGAGAGGGAACAGCGTTACCCGTGCTGAGGTCTATGCCGTGCTCTTTGAGGACGCATTCTATGACCGCCCCGCACAGAAAAAGCTCGATTCGCTTATCCGCTCTATGCGTGATACGCTCAGAGAATACGGCATCGAAGATACTTTTGAGCTTAAAAGCGCTTGTATGCGCATAATCCCCGAAAAGCTCTCCTGCGATATGTACCGCTTTTTTAACGGCGATATGATCGCGGTCAATTCCTTCCGCGGTGAGTATATGAGTGCTTATTACTGGGCAAATATGACCGAGAGCCTGCTTATACGCAAGCTTACAGACGCCGATCCCCCGCAAGTGGAAAAAGACGATGACAGCCCCCTTAAAACATCATCGGTCAAGCAGTAA
- a CDS encoding SH3 domain-containing protein, with protein sequence MPRKAKKAEETVQETEVMPQAEETVEEAQPEAEQLQEQTVNTSNGTVIASSGAVYFRTGASFNKAVIAELKPGAPVKVLGSQQGDKGVWYKCEYQGRTGFVKATGLKFGD encoded by the coding sequence ATGCCGAGAAAAGCCAAAAAGGCCGAGGAGACCGTGCAGGAGACCGAGGTAATGCCGCAGGCAGAGGAAACTGTCGAAGAAGCGCAGCCCGAAGCCGAGCAGCTGCAGGAGCAGACTGTCAATACGAGCAACGGTACGGTCATAGCATCGTCGGGCGCTGTTTATTTCAGGACGGGTGCTTCCTTTAACAAGGCGGTCATAGCAGAGCTTAAGCCGGGTGCGCCCGTGAAGGTATTAGGCTCGCAGCAGGGTGATAAGGGCGTATGGTATAAATGTGAATATCAGGGAAGGACGGGCTTTGTAAAAGCTACCGGTCTGAAATTCGGTGATTGA
- a CDS encoding phage tail protein, whose protein sequence is MIYPHTRFRYKVEIDGIDAGGFSEATGFDASIDVVEYREGDMETTPSKVPGLKRYGNITLKQGLVDSTAIYDWMITGVNGAVERKTITITLLDEEGSPAASWQVINAWPMRYTAPDFNASASEVAIEAIEIAHEGMTRVS, encoded by the coding sequence ATGATTTATCCACATACACGGTTCAGATATAAGGTCGAGATAGACGGTATAGATGCCGGCGGCTTTTCCGAGGCGACAGGCTTTGACGCATCTATTGATGTAGTAGAGTACAGAGAAGGCGATATGGAAACAACACCTTCAAAGGTACCCGGCCTTAAGAGATATGGCAATATCACCCTCAAACAGGGTTTAGTTGACTCAACTGCTATCTATGACTGGATGATAACAGGCGTGAACGGCGCAGTTGAAAGAAAGACCATTACAATAACTCTGCTTGATGAAGAGGGCTCTCCCGCAGCTTCATGGCAGGTCATCAATGCTTGGCCTATGAGATATACGGCTCCCGATTTCAACGCTTCTGCTTCGGAAGTTGCTATCGAAGCTATAGAGATCGCTCACGAGGGTATGACAAGAGTATCATAA
- a CDS encoding phage tail sheath subtilisin-like domain-containing protein: MAEYLSPGVYVEEFESGGKPMEGVGTSTAGFVGLAEKGPIGGVPQLVTNFADFRRKYGGFLSENEFGDYRFLAYAVEHFFINGGTRAFISRVAPSSAKCAAAAVGELEFTAKDPGLWGDSISLKLTPSSKAKTQAFDAVGDRKYRVKNGAGFIPGDIVAFTDGENIEYNKVEKNQDNVITFANDFSADITDNNLLPTKVIYTCEISMEVKYDDSTENYDNLSFNIESPNYISKKVAKSDLITVQYNGTNEITNPFGTLCSEDETVVAVEFSGGSNGSASDVDAGTFIGEDKGAGNRTGIQSFLDNDVVSIMAVPGITDPNVQLTLVAHCENLGSRFAVLDVPRDAKKVDEIVAHRDIFSSSYAALYHPWLTVFDPLDKKNIAIPPSGSIIGIFARSDNARGVHKAPANEVVRSCVGLDIQFNKGEQDILNPKGVNLIRPFPGQGIRVWGARTVSSDPSWKYVNVRRLFIFLEESIKANTNWAVFEPNDEALWTRVHRTISVFLNGMWRNGSLAGSTADEAFFVNIGRSTMSQDDIDNGRLVCVIGVAPVKPAEFVIFRITQKTGDSE, encoded by the coding sequence ATGGCAGAATATTTATCTCCCGGTGTATATGTCGAGGAGTTTGAGTCCGGCGGTAAGCCTATGGAGGGTGTCGGAACAAGTACGGCAGGTTTTGTGGGTCTTGCCGAAAAAGGCCCGATAGGCGGCGTTCCGCAGCTTGTTACTAATTTTGCGGATTTCAGAAGAAAATACGGCGGTTTCCTTTCCGAGAACGAGTTCGGTGATTACCGCTTCTTAGCTTATGCAGTTGAGCATTTCTTTATCAACGGCGGTACTCGTGCATTCATTTCAAGAGTTGCACCTTCAAGCGCTAAGTGCGCAGCAGCCGCGGTAGGCGAGCTTGAATTTACAGCAAAGGATCCCGGTCTTTGGGGCGACAGCATAAGCCTTAAGCTTACTCCCTCTTCAAAGGCCAAGACACAGGCCTTCGATGCTGTCGGCGACAGAAAGTACAGAGTAAAGAACGGCGCAGGCTTTATCCCCGGTGATATAGTTGCGTTTACAGACGGCGAGAATATCGAATACAACAAGGTAGAAAAGAATCAGGATAATGTTATAACATTTGCAAATGATTTCTCTGCCGATATAACCGATAATAACCTTCTCCCCACAAAGGTCATCTATACCTGTGAGATCTCTATGGAGGTAAAGTATGACGATTCGACAGAGAATTACGATAATCTCTCGTTCAATATCGAGTCGCCCAACTACATATCCAAGAAGGTCGCAAAGTCAGACCTTATAACAGTACAGTATAATGGCACCAACGAGATAACCAACCCCTTCGGCACTCTCTGCTCGGAGGACGAGACGGTAGTTGCCGTTGAATTCTCGGGCGGCAGCAACGGCTCTGCCTCTGATGTTGATGCTGGCACGTTCATAGGCGAGGATAAAGGTGCAGGCAACAGAACGGGTATCCAGTCCTTCCTTGATAATGATGTAGTATCTATCATGGCTGTTCCGGGTATAACTGATCCCAACGTTCAGCTTACACTTGTAGCTCACTGCGAGAACCTCGGCAGCAGATTTGCAGTGCTCGATGTTCCGAGGGATGCCAAGAAGGTAGATGAGATAGTTGCTCACAGAGATATATTCTCTTCGAGCTATGCTGCACTCTATCATCCGTGGCTCACAGTTTTCGATCCGCTCGATAAGAAGAATATCGCTATCCCGCCGTCCGGCTCGATCATTGGTATCTTTGCAAGAAGCGACAATGCAAGGGGCGTTCATAAGGCTCCCGCAAACGAGGTAGTAAGGTCATGCGTAGGCCTTGATATCCAGTTCAATAAGGGCGAGCAGGATATCCTCAATCCTAAGGGCGTTAACCTTATCCGTCCGTTCCCCGGACAGGGCATAAGGGTATGGGGCGCAAGAACTGTATCGAGCGACCCGAGCTGGAAATATGTCAATGTACGCCGTCTGTTCATCTTCCTTGAAGAGTCTATCAAGGCAAACACCAACTGGGCTGTATTTGAGCCCAATGATGAGGCTCTGTGGACAAGAGTACACAGAACTATCAGCGTATTCCTCAACGGAATGTGGAGAAACGGCTCCCTTGCCGGATCTACTGCCGACGAAGCATTCTTCGTAAATATCGGCAGAAGCACCATGAGCCAGGACGATATAGACAACGGACGCTTAGTCTGCGTGATCGGTGTTGCACCTGTTAAGCCTGCTGAATTTGTGATCTTCAGGATCACACAGAAGACCGGCGATTCGGAATAA
- a CDS encoding ATP-binding protein, which translates to MFSEYEPVFCAMNAYLAAFEKNGFDKSGAEGILSMLPKADNTPLCDILYGCSGFESLTVILGALVNFSRPASDVLLRLYGLPAGSITPEAACELFLGVSDILPVCGSLSEYTVLDRVFDGTAPRCNALMTIKPFAARFIACGEIDDELFLNDIGEGLHYIDLSQNKAAEQEIAAAVKADKNGISRIIAVTGEEGSGRRTAAALALKAVGIDSVFIRPDKRCDIRRIKELSTKLMWLGAAAVIVDDESSDSGSFWRFACALAQETGVVLAVCGEAFEGSFIETVNISIGAPSTQEQYRIWENELRFYQTDGSADISELVSEYSFTVGGLKKALRFAAMLSKGDKLTFADIKTGCTRSVNSDMGSKAVRINCVFGWEDIVLPEHSKRLLKTACDQVRYRHKVYDEWGFADKIAYGRSVSMIFIGPPGTGKTMAAQIIANELGLEIYRISLANVVSKYIGETEKNLDEIFDNAKKSKVILFFDEADVLFSKRTEVRDSNDKYSNMESAFLLQKIEEYHGIVILATNLVQNFDEAFKRRMKLMIDFPFPDADRRREMWKRAFPDRLPLSSIDYDYLVDNFELSGSNIKNIALHSAFLAAAEGSGEVGMKHIIASLKNEYSKSGKAFTKADAGEYYYFLDE; encoded by the coding sequence ATGTTTTCTGAATATGAGCCTGTGTTTTGCGCTATGAACGCTTATCTTGCGGCGTTTGAAAAGAACGGCTTTGACAAGTCGGGGGCAGAGGGTATATTAAGTATGCTGCCAAAGGCCGATAATACGCCGCTTTGCGATATTCTTTACGGGTGCAGCGGCTTTGAGAGCCTGACAGTTATACTCGGCGCACTTGTAAATTTCAGCAGGCCTGCATCAGATGTACTCCTCAGGCTATACGGCCTGCCGGCGGGCAGCATCACCCCTGAGGCGGCGTGTGAGCTGTTTTTGGGGGTCAGCGATATTTTGCCTGTGTGCGGATCTCTGTCGGAATATACCGTCCTTGATCGCGTGTTTGACGGCACAGCGCCGCGCTGTAATGCCCTTATGACCATCAAGCCCTTTGCCGCACGTTTCATAGCCTGCGGCGAGATAGATGATGAGTTGTTTTTAAATGATATCGGCGAGGGGCTGCATTATATAGACCTATCGCAAAACAAGGCAGCCGAGCAGGAGATAGCTGCTGCCGTAAAGGCCGATAAAAATGGCATTTCCCGCATAATTGCAGTCACGGGCGAGGAGGGCAGCGGCAGACGCACGGCGGCTGCTCTTGCACTCAAAGCTGTGGGCATCGACAGTGTGTTCATACGCCCAGATAAGCGCTGTGATATAAGGCGTATCAAGGAGCTTTCGACAAAGCTGATGTGGCTCGGTGCAGCTGCTGTAATAGTTGATGATGAAAGCTCTGACAGCGGCAGCTTTTGGCGCTTTGCCTGTGCCCTTGCGCAGGAAACGGGTGTGGTTTTGGCTGTTTGCGGCGAGGCTTTTGAAGGCTCTTTCATCGAGACGGTGAATATAAGCATAGGTGCTCCCTCCACACAGGAACAGTACAGGATATGGGAAAATGAGCTGCGCTTTTATCAGACCGACGGAAGCGCCGATATCTCCGAACTTGTGAGCGAGTATTCCTTCACGGTCGGCGGCTTAAAGAAAGCCCTGCGCTTTGCGGCTATGCTGTCAAAGGGCGATAAGCTCACCTTTGCCGATATAAAAACAGGCTGCACCCGCTCGGTAAACTCCGATATGGGCAGCAAGGCGGTCAGGATAAACTGCGTTTTCGGCTGGGAGGATATAGTGCTGCCCGAGCACAGCAAAAGGCTTTTAAAGACCGCCTGCGATCAGGTGCGCTATCGGCATAAGGTCTATGATGAGTGGGGCTTTGCCGATAAGATAGCCTACGGCAGGAGCGTGTCTATGATTTTCATAGGCCCACCCGGCACGGGCAAGACTATGGCAGCACAGATAATAGCTAACGAGCTGGGGCTTGAGATATACCGAATAAGCCTTGCAAACGTGGTCAGCAAATATATCGGCGAGACCGAGAAAAACCTTGACGAGATATTTGATAATGCTAAGAAAAGCAAGGTGATACTCTTCTTTGACGAGGCGGACGTGCTCTTTTCAAAGCGCACCGAGGTCAGGGATTCAAACGATAAATACAGTAATATGGAATCGGCGTTCCTTTTGCAGAAGATAGAGGAATATCACGGCATAGTCATTCTTGCTACCAACCTTGTGCAGAACTTCGATGAGGCCTTCAAGCGCCGCATGAAGCTGATGATAGATTTCCCGTTCCCCGATGCGGACAGGCGCAGAGAGATGTGGAAAAGAGCATTTCCCGACAGGCTGCCCCTTAGCAGTATCGACTACGATTATCTTGTTGATAATTTCGAGCTGTCGGGCAGCAATATCAAAAACATTGCCCTGCACAGCGCTTTCCTTGCGGCTGCCGAGGGCAGCGGTGAGGTGGGTATGAAGCATATCATCGCATCACTCAAAAATGAATATTCAAAGAGCGGCAAGGCATTTACCAAGGCAGATGCGGGCGAGTATTACTACTTCCTTGACGAGTGA